A region of Elusimicrobiota bacterium DNA encodes the following proteins:
- a CDS encoding NUDIX domain-containing protein: protein MVRRSKVTTPSHVREVSAGGIVLGEKGVLLIKVQDLAGQVVWTFPKGHLEKGETSEEAALREVREETGWACRILAPFCQVRYGFLRDLTPVAKVVHWFRMAPVKRTGLSDPEEVQDCRWMELKEAADLVVYPSDKKIMKRLLKGSHT, encoded by the coding sequence ATGGTACGACGTTCGAAAGTGACCACCCCCTCTCACGTCCGGGAAGTTTCCGCCGGGGGCATCGTGTTGGGCGAGAAAGGGGTCCTGCTGATCAAGGTGCAGGACCTGGCGGGTCAGGTGGTGTGGACCTTCCCCAAGGGGCATTTGGAAAAGGGGGAAACGTCGGAAGAGGCCGCTCTTCGGGAAGTGCGGGAGGAGACCGGTTGGGCCTGTCGGATCTTGGCCCCTTTCTGCCAGGTTCGTTACGGATTTCTTCGGGACTTGACGCCGGTGGCCAAGGTGGTCCATTGGTTTCGCATGGCGCCGGTGAAACGGACCGGCCTTTCCGATCCGGAGGAAGTTCAAGACTGCCGTTGGATGGAGCTTAAAGAGGCCGCGGACCTCGTTGTTTATCCGTCGGACAAAAAAATCATGAAACGACTTTTGAAAGGATCGCATACGTGA
- a CDS encoding PilZ domain-containing protein, which yields MEIDRRKTYRVPFGPEQSHRVVFLPIGITGRIKPPQTGQVVNLSEDGMSALIHMKVRKRKKFWVEIDLPGPLRNLRVRAKAVWVEKDSYGTRVGLSFIQTPPSVQAAIRKVAYDFRVCEAGIAFALANVCKRVCTYWECCRKPIKLKA from the coding sequence ATGGAAATCGATCGTCGTAAAACCTATCGGGTTCCCTTTGGCCCGGAGCAAAGCCATCGCGTGGTATTTCTCCCCATCGGGATCACGGGGCGCATCAAACCTCCCCAAACGGGACAGGTGGTCAACCTGTCCGAAGACGGCATGAGCGCGCTGATCCACATGAAGGTGCGCAAACGCAAAAAATTCTGGGTGGAGATCGACCTGCCGGGCCCGCTCCGGAACCTTCGCGTACGCGCGAAGGCGGTCTGGGTGGAGAAGGATTCCTACGGGACCCGGGTGGGCTTGAGCTTCATCCAAACCCCACCCTCGGTTCAAGCCGCGATCCGGAAGGTGGCCTACGATTTCCGCGTCTGCGAGGCGGGCATCGCCTTCGCCCTGGCGAACGTGTGCAAGCGGGTCTGCACCTACTGGGAGTGTTGCCGGAAACCCATCAAATTGAAGGCGTGA
- a CDS encoding threonine synthase, translating to MSQKIKGLKCKECGRLYPADPIHVCEFCFGPLEVDYNYDFIKRSLTHGKIESGPHTLWRYWDLLPVVTDNVVSIHEGMTPLFHAKRLGAELGLSNLFIKNDSVNPTYSFKDRVVSVALSRARELGFDTVACASTGNLAGSVAAYGAVAGFKTFVFMPADLESGKIIGAGIYDPVIVGVRGNYDEVNRLCAEVADTFKWAFVNVNLRPYYSEGSKTLAFETAEQLGWRAPDHCVVPAASGSLLTKIHKGFKELELIGLIPKHKTRMSVAQAEGCGPVVTAIREKTDIVRPVRPRTIAKSLAIGNPADGPYAARIVQDTHGGADTATDAEIVEGIRTLARTEGVFTETAGGVTVAVLKKLAKTGIISSDELVVAYITGNGLKTIEAVSGHTAPMNEISPLLSEFRELYDRVSVRSVQG from the coding sequence ATGTCCCAAAAGATAAAAGGTTTGAAGTGCAAAGAGTGCGGGCGGCTTTATCCCGCCGATCCGATCCACGTCTGCGAGTTCTGTTTCGGCCCCCTGGAAGTCGACTACAACTACGACTTCATTAAACGCTCCCTGACCCACGGAAAAATCGAGTCCGGCCCCCATACGCTGTGGCGGTATTGGGACCTGCTTCCGGTGGTGACCGACAACGTGGTTTCGATCCACGAGGGCATGACGCCTTTGTTCCACGCCAAGCGGCTTGGGGCCGAGTTGGGTCTCTCGAACCTGTTCATCAAAAACGATTCCGTGAACCCCACCTACTCTTTCAAAGACCGTGTCGTGAGCGTGGCGCTCTCCCGGGCCCGGGAGCTGGGATTCGACACCGTGGCGTGCGCCTCGACGGGCAACCTCGCCGGGTCGGTGGCCGCCTACGGAGCCGTCGCGGGATTCAAAACCTTTGTTTTCATGCCGGCGGATCTGGAATCCGGGAAAATCATCGGGGCGGGGATCTACGACCCGGTGATCGTGGGCGTCCGCGGCAACTATGACGAGGTGAACCGTTTGTGCGCGGAAGTGGCCGACACGTTCAAGTGGGCTTTTGTGAACGTGAACCTCCGCCCTTATTATTCCGAGGGATCCAAAACTCTGGCCTTTGAAACGGCGGAGCAACTCGGCTGGCGGGCTCCCGACCATTGCGTGGTGCCCGCCGCCAGCGGGTCGCTCCTCACCAAAATCCACAAGGGCTTTAAGGAACTGGAACTGATCGGGCTGATTCCGAAACACAAGACGAGAATGTCGGTGGCCCAGGCGGAAGGGTGCGGGCCCGTGGTCACGGCCATCCGTGAAAAAACGGACATCGTACGGCCCGTCCGACCGAGGACCATCGCTAAGTCTCTTGCCATCGGCAATCCCGCCGACGGCCCCTACGCCGCGCGGATCGTCCAAGACACGCACGGCGGCGCGGATACCGCGACGGACGCCGAAATCGTGGAGGGGATTCGGACCCTCGCCCGCACGGAAGGGGTTTTCACCGAAACAGCCGGCGGCGTCACCGTGGCCGTATTGAAAAAACTCGCTAAGACTGGTATCATTTCCTCCGACGAGCTTGTGGTGGCTTACATCACCGGAAATGGCCTGAAGACGATCGAAGCCGTCAGCGGGCATACCGCGCCCATGAACGAGATTTCGCCCCTCCTGTCGGAGTTTCGTGAACTCTATGACCGAGTGAGCGTTCGTTCTGTTCAAGGATGA
- a CDS encoding MoaD/ThiS family protein, with the protein MSVKVRIPAPLRRLTKDQSVVEVEGQTVADILVGLEKGYPGIKERLCDETGQIRRFINVFINGEDIRFKEGAKTPVPSGAEVSIVPAIAGGTSALCAAPSRRSPAKMAGGTSALCAAPSRRSPAKMAGGTSALCAAPSRRSPAKMAGGTSALCAAPSRRSPAKTAGGR; encoded by the coding sequence ATGTCTGTTAAAGTTCGCATCCCCGCTCCGCTCCGCCGTTTGACGAAGGACCAGTCGGTGGTGGAAGTAGAAGGACAGACCGTGGCCGACATCCTCGTTGGCTTGGAAAAAGGATACCCCGGCATTAAAGAACGCCTCTGTGATGAAACGGGCCAAATCCGCCGTTTCATCAATGTGTTTATCAACGGCGAGGACATCCGCTTTAAAGAGGGAGCCAAAACCCCCGTCCCCTCCGGCGCCGAAGTCAGCATCGTTCCAGCTATCGCGGGCGGGACGTCGGCGCTCTGCGCCGCGCCCAGTCGTCGGAGCCCTGCGAAGATGGCGGGCGGGACGTCGGCGCTCTGCGCCGCGCCCAGTCGTCGGAGCCCTGCGAAGATGGCGGGCGGGACGTCGGCGCTCTGCGCCGCGCCCAGTCGTCGGAGCCCTGCGAAGATGGCGGGCGGGACGTCGGCGCTCTGCGCCGCGCCCAGTCGTCGGAGCCCTGCGAAGACGGCTGGTGGGCGATAG
- a CDS encoding NIL domain-containing protein — protein sequence MGDSPVASPRVKKRVHLVFRSDLVQKPITWEMSKKFDIIFNVRRAKITEKTGESVLELEGEAATLDAAIAWLKSEGVHVDPVTHDALES from the coding sequence GTGGGCGATAGCCCCGTGGCGTCCCCCCGCGTTAAGAAACGAGTTCACCTGGTTTTCCGTTCGGACTTGGTTCAGAAGCCCATCACCTGGGAGATGTCGAAAAAATTCGACATCATCTTCAATGTCCGGCGGGCCAAAATCACCGAAAAGACCGGCGAGAGCGTTCTTGAACTGGAAGGCGAGGCGGCGACCTTGGATGCCGCCATTGCCTGGCTGAAAAGCGAGGGGGTGCACGTGGACCCCGTCACCCACGACGCTCTGGAAAGCTGA
- a CDS encoding HNH endonuclease has translation MSSDVLVLNRQFYAIHITSLKRALTLLYLDHAQVVDEEYRTYSFDDWRALSDARADHPAGFIRTPTFRLAIPEVIALRVFDRLPVGQVTFTRRNIYEHYGYRCCYCGRKFATENLNLDHVVPRSREGATNWSNIVTSCIPCNLKKSNRLPEEAGMNLLITPSRPRWKGAASLVFKSNAKIRQSWQRFVDNAYWNSELENQ, from the coding sequence ATGTCGTCGGACGTGCTGGTCCTTAATCGGCAGTTTTACGCCATTCACATCACTTCGCTCAAACGAGCGCTGACCCTCCTTTATCTGGACCATGCCCAAGTGGTGGATGAGGAATACCGGACCTACTCCTTTGACGACTGGCGCGCGCTCTCCGACGCCCGCGCGGACCATCCCGCCGGTTTCATTCGAACCCCGACGTTTCGTCTCGCCATTCCCGAAGTGATCGCCCTGCGGGTTTTTGACCGCCTGCCCGTGGGCCAGGTGACGTTCACCCGGCGGAACATCTACGAACATTACGGCTATCGCTGTTGTTATTGCGGCCGAAAGTTTGCAACGGAAAATTTGAACCTGGACCATGTGGTTCCCCGAAGCCGGGAGGGGGCCACGAATTGGAGCAACATCGTGACCTCCTGCATCCCGTGCAATTTAAAGAAATCCAACCGCCTTCCCGAAGAGGCCGGGATGAACCTATTGATCACTCCCTCCCGGCCCCGCTGGAAAGGGGCGGCCTCCCTGGTTTTCAAGTCAAACGCGAAGATTCGCCAGTCCTGGCAACGGTTCGTGGACAACGCCTATTGGAATTCCGAGTTGGAAAACCAGTGA
- a CDS encoding response regulator, with protein MTVAPGVALVVEDDDAIRDVIREVLEGQGLEVLSASSGEESLMLLSSRAVDVVVMDLRMPGMNGVETAIAMKREFPDLPIILCTVCEQWRVREFIGHEIRAYLQKPFTLRQLNDTVQTALAYPR; from the coding sequence GTGACGGTGGCCCCCGGGGTGGCCCTGGTGGTGGAAGACGATGACGCCATCCGGGACGTGATTCGAGAGGTATTGGAGGGGCAGGGGTTGGAGGTCCTCTCCGCCTCCTCGGGGGAGGAATCTTTAATGTTATTGTCTTCCCGGGCCGTGGACGTGGTCGTCATGGACCTTCGGATGCCCGGGATGAACGGGGTCGAAACCGCCATCGCCATGAAACGAGAATTTCCCGACCTGCCCATCATCCTTTGCACGGTGTGCGAGCAATGGCGCGTGCGGGAATTCATTGGGCACGAAATTCGGGCGTATCTGCAGAAGCCCTTTACTCTCCGACAGTTGAACGATACGGTTCAAACGGCTCTCGCTTATCCTCGCTGA
- a CDS encoding Rieske 2Fe-2S domain-containing protein — MTDATPSPASTGPEGLLKSELTRRGFLAGGWAAFGAFLAASAGGAARFMLPNVLYEPSQRFKMGKVKDFPLGVTINKEQRVWIIRDEKGVYALWARCTHLGCTPNWFPAEVRFRCPCHGSNYNIDGDVIAGPAPKPLWRCAVDVTPEGDLVVDKSQMENRPGFRDRGSFHVLA, encoded by the coding sequence ATGACAGACGCCACTCCATCGCCGGCTTCGACCGGTCCTGAAGGCCTCTTAAAATCCGAGCTGACCCGCCGCGGGTTTTTGGCGGGGGGGTGGGCGGCGTTCGGCGCATTTTTGGCGGCCAGCGCGGGCGGGGCGGCCCGCTTTATGTTGCCGAACGTCCTCTACGAACCTTCCCAACGATTCAAAATGGGCAAGGTGAAGGATTTCCCCCTGGGCGTGACCATCAACAAAGAACAGCGCGTTTGGATTATTCGAGACGAAAAAGGAGTCTACGCTCTCTGGGCTCGGTGTACCCACCTGGGGTGCACGCCCAACTGGTTCCCGGCGGAGGTTCGCTTTCGTTGTCCTTGCCATGGCTCCAACTATAACATCGACGGAGACGTGATTGCCGGACCGGCGCCGAAACCCCTCTGGCGGTGCGCCGTGGATGTGACCCCGGAAGGCGATTTGGTGGTGGACAAGTCTCAAATGGAAAACCGTCCGGGGTTTCGCGATCGCGGTTCTTTCCACGTGCTGGCCTAA
- a CDS encoding cytochrome bc complex cytochrome b subunit, whose amino-acid sequence MFRGGTWKDTSRDRAQHILGNVWLHLHPARIRQRAVRFTYTWGLGGLSFGLFMILVVTGVLLMFYYRPAVELAYRDMKDLEFAVSLGMFLRNLHRWSAHAMVLLVILHMVRVFLTGAYKTPREFNWGVGVVLLVLTLFLSFTGYLLPWDQLAIWAVTVGTNMASSTPFVGAEGPFSNLVGVTASNDARFALLGGTTVGANTLLRFYVLHCVAVPVLAGILMIVHFWRIRKDGFSAAPLPGEPPEKKMEVWPNLVVREYLGAILMLVFLIGWSVLVNAPLEGLANSGVTPNPSKAPWYFLGLQELLVYFDPWLAGVVLPGVIMMGLMAIPYLDPDPKLGVGTYSLKERPFANTVFIFGVGMWFLLIVIGTFMRGPNWSFFWPWESWAVHSKSLPPRTWSLILVDFSDKAGYFFTSQKHRAFGWRGPWGSARLLPRPAPCSADILAADSYFQKR is encoded by the coding sequence ATGTTCCGGGGGGGGACCTGGAAGGACACGTCCCGGGACCGCGCCCAACATATTCTGGGCAACGTCTGGCTCCACCTCCATCCGGCGCGGATCCGCCAGCGCGCCGTCCGTTTCACCTACACCTGGGGCCTGGGGGGATTGTCCTTCGGTTTGTTCATGATCCTGGTGGTGACGGGCGTCCTGCTCATGTTCTATTACCGCCCCGCCGTGGAGTTGGCCTACCGGGACATGAAGGATCTGGAATTCGCCGTTTCGCTCGGCATGTTCCTGCGGAACCTCCACCGCTGGTCCGCCCACGCCATGGTGCTCTTGGTGATCCTTCACATGGTGCGGGTTTTCCTGACCGGCGCTTACAAGACGCCGCGGGAGTTCAACTGGGGGGTCGGGGTCGTGCTGTTGGTTTTGACGCTGTTCCTTTCTTTCACCGGGTATCTTTTGCCCTGGGACCAATTGGCCATCTGGGCGGTGACGGTGGGAACCAACATGGCGAGCTCCACGCCTTTCGTCGGCGCCGAGGGGCCTTTTTCCAATTTGGTCGGGGTGACGGCCTCCAACGACGCGCGGTTCGCCCTCCTGGGCGGTACCACGGTGGGGGCGAACACGCTCCTCCGTTTCTACGTGCTTCATTGCGTGGCGGTTCCCGTCCTGGCGGGGATCCTCATGATCGTCCACTTTTGGCGAATCCGGAAAGACGGGTTTTCAGCCGCCCCTCTGCCCGGGGAACCTCCGGAGAAAAAAATGGAGGTCTGGCCGAATCTCGTGGTGCGGGAGTATCTCGGAGCCATTTTGATGTTGGTGTTTTTGATCGGGTGGTCGGTCTTGGTCAACGCCCCGCTGGAAGGCCTGGCCAATTCCGGGGTGACGCCCAACCCGTCCAAGGCGCCCTGGTATTTCCTGGGACTGCAAGAATTGCTGGTGTATTTCGATCCCTGGCTGGCCGGGGTGGTCTTGCCGGGGGTGATCATGATGGGCCTCATGGCGATTCCCTATTTGGACCCGGATCCGAAGCTCGGCGTGGGCACCTACTCGTTGAAAGAACGGCCCTTCGCCAATACCGTTTTCATTTTCGGCGTGGGCATGTGGTTCCTGTTGATCGTGATCGGGACCTTTATGCGGGGACCCAATTGGTCTTTCTTCTGGCCCTGGGAAAGCTGGGCGGTCCACAGCAAATCGCTGCCGCCACGCACCTGGAGCTTGATCCTGGTTGATTTTTCCGACAAGGCCGGCTACTTCTTCACCAGTCAAAAACACCGGGCCTTCGGGTGGCGGGGCCCCTGGGGATCGGCGCGGCTTTTGCCGCGGCCGGCGCCTTGTTCGGCGGATATTTTGGCGGCGGACTCTTATTTCCAAAAGCGGTGA
- a CDS encoding c-type cytochrome, giving the protein MSLKETLLTRYFTLRNLFVIGNLALLAFLLAAIVKDQNREWKKYQREYFRREKSRLKEDLSRATTEEAKAPLAKQLALIRSQSVRIRQLMAPPLDRYDRCVTCHLGYDPVLSPANQTPYADLPYAAKANEVHRTHAPEKYACTVCHEGQGLATTVQAAHGRVRHWEKPLRVGLLLQASCAKCHSNLYDEKAMPFTTAWRRGETIFKEKGCIGCHQIHGQGGPISVDLAEETADKPLSRIDFSHTDLPEEEHTLANWIRLHLVRDPWTLVPGDPKGEFNEEPIAPSGMPFFNLSEADAEAVTTFVLSLGRDQIPMEFTAPVSSLRVEPVGKTAVERGRKVYEKFGCAACHAPDGSGGTRNFNYVNGTEPNLKKAVATYTKEELVEKLNKGVSPVGKADPKGPTPSLYMPAWKDKIKGADMDDLVTYLFSIAEKQEEW; this is encoded by the coding sequence ATGAGCCTGAAGGAAACCTTGCTGACGCGGTATTTCACCTTGAGGAACCTGTTCGTCATCGGGAACCTGGCCTTATTGGCTTTCCTTTTGGCGGCCATCGTCAAGGACCAAAACCGCGAGTGGAAAAAATACCAGCGGGAATATTTCCGACGAGAGAAATCCCGATTGAAAGAGGATTTGTCCCGGGCGACGACCGAGGAAGCGAAAGCTCCCCTGGCCAAACAGCTGGCCTTGATCCGGTCCCAATCGGTCCGTATTCGCCAGCTCATGGCTCCCCCTCTGGATCGCTACGACCGATGCGTCACCTGTCACCTGGGCTACGACCCGGTCCTGTCCCCCGCGAACCAAACTCCGTATGCGGATCTCCCTTACGCCGCCAAAGCCAACGAAGTTCATCGGACCCACGCGCCGGAGAAATATGCCTGCACCGTTTGCCATGAAGGCCAGGGGTTGGCCACCACGGTTCAGGCGGCCCACGGGCGGGTCCGGCACTGGGAAAAACCGCTCCGCGTGGGACTCCTTCTCCAGGCCTCCTGCGCCAAGTGCCACTCGAACCTTTACGACGAAAAGGCCATGCCCTTCACAACCGCCTGGCGCCGAGGGGAGACCATTTTTAAAGAAAAGGGTTGCATCGGGTGTCACCAGATCCATGGTCAGGGCGGGCCTATTTCCGTGGATTTGGCCGAGGAGACCGCTGACAAGCCGCTTTCCCGCATCGATTTCAGCCATACGGACCTTCCCGAGGAAGAACACACGTTGGCCAACTGGATCCGCCTCCACCTGGTGCGGGATCCCTGGACCTTGGTTCCTGGCGACCCCAAGGGGGAATTTAACGAAGAACCCATCGCCCCTTCGGGGATGCCCTTCTTCAATTTGAGCGAGGCCGACGCCGAGGCCGTGACCACGTTCGTCCTTTCCTTGGGGCGGGACCAGATTCCCATGGAGTTCACGGCCCCCGTTTCCTCTCTCCGGGTTGAACCGGTCGGGAAAACGGCGGTGGAGCGCGGCCGAAAGGTTTATGAGAAATTCGGTTGCGCGGCCTGCCACGCGCCGGACGGGTCGGGCGGCACAAGGAATTTCAATTACGTGAATGGCACCGAGCCCAACCTCAAAAAAGCGGTGGCCACCTACACGAAAGAGGAGCTGGTGGAGAAACTCAACAAGGGTGTTTCTCCCGTCGGAAAAGCGGATCCCAAGGGGCCGACGCCTTCCCTCTACATGCCTGCCTGGAAGGATAAAATCAAAGGCGCGGACATGGACGACCTGGTCACCTATCTATTCAGCATCGCGGAGAAGCAAGAAGAGTGGTAA
- a CDS encoding response regulator gives MATILIADDESDIREYARSVLERNGHRVLEAASGPAALSVLATEKPDLLLLDVMLPGMDGHTLQMHLSSDERLKNLPVIVVTALDFTQEMFAKFPQVKGFLAKPFSPVQLDQAVRQVVPTPSL, from the coding sequence ATGGCCACCATCCTGATCGCCGACGATGAGTCCGACATCCGGGAATACGCCCGGAGCGTGCTGGAACGGAACGGTCACCGAGTCCTCGAGGCCGCTTCCGGCCCCGCCGCGTTGAGCGTCTTGGCGACGGAGAAACCCGACCTTCTCCTCCTGGACGTGATGCTCCCCGGAATGGACGGGCACACCCTCCAGATGCACCTTTCCAGCGATGAGAGGCTGAAGAACCTCCCGGTCATCGTCGTGACCGCGCTTGATTTCACGCAAGAGATGTTTGCCAAGTTTCCCCAAGTCAAGGGGTTCCTGGCCAAACCCTTTTCACCCGTTCAATTGGACCAAGCGGTTCGGCAAGTGGTGCCGACCCCGAGCCTTTAA
- a CDS encoding FAD-dependent oxidoreductase: MADEKFDAIVVGAGPAGTSAALTMAKAGLSVVLLERGEYPGAKNVQGAVMYTKMLDELVPAFWKDPQAALERPITEQKIWVLSKDSMFQVGFKSERWLAEPHNCYTVIRAAFDRWYAKKAEEAGAQLFTGVTVREGLRKDGKVVGVKTSDGDELYADVVVAADGVNSLLGQQLGLLDEWTADEVALGVKEVLELPREKIEDRFNLEKGEGTTIEIFGENTRGLLGYSFLYTNKDTLSFGVGAKLSHFQKTGIRPPDLLEYAKSHPMIRRLLKGSKSLEYSAHLIPEGGYNSMPKLFTDGFLIAGDAAQMVNASHREGSNLAMTAGRLAGETVIEAKTKGDFSAKTLSAYQEKLRKSFVIPDLFDHKDLETMVEKHMDLVAEGPELMAQSLYDYFNVDGRPKRDTQKSILQRLLKNSAVKELVRSELTLKNEFSLVKMALKMRVLLWKLTHGK; the protein is encoded by the coding sequence ATGGCCGACGAAAAATTTGACGCCATCGTCGTGGGGGCCGGACCGGCCGGGACGTCCGCCGCGCTCACCATGGCGAAAGCCGGGCTGAGTGTTGTTCTCTTGGAGCGGGGGGAATACCCGGGCGCCAAGAACGTCCAAGGCGCCGTGATGTATACGAAGATGCTGGACGAGCTTGTCCCCGCGTTCTGGAAGGATCCCCAGGCGGCCCTCGAGCGGCCCATCACCGAACAAAAGATCTGGGTCCTTTCCAAGGATTCCATGTTTCAGGTGGGGTTCAAGTCCGAACGTTGGTTGGCCGAACCCCACAATTGCTACACCGTGATTCGGGCCGCCTTCGACCGCTGGTATGCCAAGAAAGCGGAAGAAGCCGGGGCCCAGCTCTTTACGGGCGTCACCGTTCGGGAAGGCCTTCGGAAAGACGGCAAAGTCGTGGGGGTCAAAACCAGCGATGGGGATGAACTCTACGCCGACGTGGTGGTGGCGGCCGACGGCGTCAACTCCCTCCTCGGCCAACAGCTGGGCCTTCTGGATGAATGGACGGCGGACGAAGTGGCTCTCGGGGTTAAAGAAGTGCTGGAGCTCCCTCGCGAAAAAATCGAAGACCGGTTCAACCTCGAAAAAGGCGAGGGAACCACCATCGAAATCTTCGGGGAAAACACCCGGGGTCTCTTGGGGTATTCTTTCCTCTACACCAACAAAGACACCCTTTCTTTCGGCGTGGGCGCCAAGCTTTCCCATTTCCAGAAAACGGGAATCCGCCCCCCGGACCTGTTGGAATACGCGAAATCCCACCCCATGATCCGCCGCCTGCTGAAGGGTTCCAAATCGTTGGAATACTCGGCCCACCTGATCCCCGAGGGGGGGTATAACTCCATGCCGAAGTTGTTCACGGACGGTTTTCTGATCGCGGGCGACGCGGCCCAGATGGTAAACGCATCCCACCGGGAAGGGTCCAACCTGGCCATGACCGCCGGCCGTCTGGCGGGGGAAACGGTCATCGAAGCCAAGACGAAGGGGGATTTCAGCGCGAAAACCCTTTCGGCCTATCAAGAGAAACTGCGGAAATCTTTCGTGATTCCGGACCTCTTCGACCACAAGGACCTGGAAACCATGGTGGAGAAGCACATGGACCTCGTCGCGGAAGGCCCCGAGCTGATGGCCCAGTCCCTCTATGATTATTTCAACGTGGACGGTCGCCCGAAGCGCGACACGCAGAAGAGCATCCTACAGCGACTGCTAAAAAATTCAGCTGTTAAAGAGCTGGTGAGGTCGGAACTGACGTTGAAAAACGAGTTCAGCCTCGTCAAAATGGCCCTCAAAATGCGGGTCCTGTTGTGGAAACTGACCCACGGGAAATAA
- a CDS encoding 4Fe-4S dicluster domain-containing protein, with amino-acid sequence MTSDALPKVNVDEKLGTLTYKADHQAHITIKDSSTCLNKCHDKPCVTVCPAQVYRWEDGQKKLIVSFENCIECGACRMLCPFDNIDCHWPRGGFGVQYRYG; translated from the coding sequence ATGACCTCCGATGCCCTGCCAAAAGTCAACGTGGATGAAAAGCTAGGGACCTTGACGTATAAGGCCGACCACCAAGCCCATATCACGATCAAGGACAGCTCCACCTGCCTGAACAAATGCCACGACAAACCCTGCGTGACCGTCTGCCCGGCGCAAGTCTACCGCTGGGAAGACGGTCAAAAAAAGCTCATCGTTTCCTTTGAAAACTGCATAGAGTGCGGCGCTTGCCGCATGCTCTGCCCCTTCGACAACATCGATTGTCACTGGCCCCGCGGGGGGTTCGGAGTCCAATACCGGTACGGCTGA
- a CDS encoding VWA domain-containing protein: MKTKRPNPFSLLLAVVVFLAGCQRKEYSPLLGTPDPAVSSVAIQVRGTDNSHPPEVSLLLQSITNGGLPMADLTLGNFAVLQDGTPLVVTDYKSAADFPFAVMLVIDRSGSMEGNLDPTTTRTTAANSAATIFLNNLPASAQAGLVEFDSGVQLKVPMTTDKASVADMINATPVATGGGTAVYDAIIAGAEELSKATGLRLLIVLTDGDDNASVNTPTDAKNKLLSIGTVAAAVLVGTDVTDLSTMQGIVNPTGGGVTQSVDPASLVTALNAILTSSAFDGIYALTFRRRSTEPNIRIYISYGSITTSQDVTLIH; the protein is encoded by the coding sequence ATGAAAACAAAAAGACCGAACCCCTTTTCACTCCTCTTGGCGGTGGTTGTTTTCTTGGCGGGGTGTCAGCGAAAGGAGTACAGCCCTCTCCTGGGAACCCCGGACCCGGCCGTTTCAAGCGTTGCCATCCAGGTCCGGGGGACCGACAACTCCCACCCCCCCGAGGTCTCCTTACTGCTTCAATCCATCACCAACGGCGGCCTGCCCATGGCGGATTTAACCCTGGGGAACTTTGCCGTCCTTCAGGATGGAACCCCCCTGGTCGTGACCGATTACAAATCGGCGGCGGACTTTCCTTTCGCCGTCATGCTCGTGATCGACAGAAGCGGTAGCATGGAGGGCAACTTGGATCCAACTACCACGCGCACAACGGCGGCCAACAGCGCGGCAACGATCTTCCTCAACAACCTACCGGCCTCCGCCCAGGCGGGGCTCGTGGAGTTCGACAGCGGGGTCCAATTGAAAGTCCCCATGACCACGGATAAGGCCTCGGTGGCCGACATGATCAACGCCACCCCGGTGGCCACGGGCGGGGGAACCGCGGTTTACGACGCGATCATCGCCGGAGCGGAAGAGCTTTCAAAGGCCACCGGACTCCGCTTGCTGATCGTCCTCACGGACGGAGACGACAACGCCAGCGTGAACACGCCCACGGACGCCAAAAACAAGCTCCTGAGCATCGGCACCGTGGCGGCCGCCGTGCTCGTGGGGACCGACGTTACCGATCTCTCGACCATGCAAGGCATCGTTAATCCCACCGGCGGGGGAGTCACCCAGTCGGTGGATCCGGCTTCTTTGGTGACCGCTTTGAACGCGATCCTGACGAGCTCGGCTTTTGACGGGATTTATGCGCTGACATTTCGCCGACGGAGCACCGAACCAAATATCCGGATATACATCAGTTACGGTTCCATCACCACGTCCCAAGACGTGACGCTCATTCACTAG